The genomic DNA GTATTGATACGCACACGGAAAACATGATCTTTGTGCGGGCCGATTCGCAGGTGTGCCGTTCGGAGGGCTTTACCGCCAGCACCCGCGTGACGATTCATTTCGGGACACGGAGCATTGTCGCTACCCTGATCGTGATCACCTCCAGACTGCTTTCAGAAGGCGAAGCTTCTCTCTCGGAGAATGCATTTGAAAGCCTGCAAGTGCAGGAGGGGGATCGGGTAACAGTGGAGCACCTGCGGCCAATCGTATCCTTCCGCGACGTACGTGCCAAAATGTTCGATAAAAAATTTAACGCGCAGGCGCTGCAAGGCATCATCGCTGATATCACCAACGGGTATTATTCCCATATTGAGATTGCAGCGTTTGTTACGGCCTGCTCCGGCGACAACCTGGCCCTGGATGAGGTGATCTACCTTACCAAAGCCATGATCGACTCCGGATCACGCCTGAGTTGGCACAAACCCATGATCATAGACAAACACTGTGTGGGCGGTTTGCCAGGTAACCGTACCACGCCCATTATTGTCCCGATTATAGCCGCTGCCGGGCTCACCATCCCCAAGACCTCCTCCAGGGCCATTACTTCGCCCGCAGGGACAGCCGATGTGGTTGAAACGATGACGCCCGTTAACCTGACGCTGGCACAGATCAGGCACGTGATCCGAAAAGAAGGCGGGTGCATGGTTTGGGGAGGCGCCGTAAAGTTAAGCCCGGCCGATGATCTTATTATTTATGTAGAGAAAGCGCTGGATGTGGACAGTGCCGGCCAGATGATCGCCTCGGTATTATCGAAAAAAGCGGCAGCAGGTTCTACACATACCATCATTGACATTCCGGTAGGAGACACCGCAAAAGTGCGCTCCAAAGAAGAAGCTTTTCTGTTGGAGTATTACTTCCGGGCCGTGGGTCTTTCCATTGGCCTGGAGGTGGAGGTGCTGATTACGGATGGTTCTCAACCAGTAGGGCGGGGCATAGGCCCGGTGTTGGAAGCCAAAGATGTGCTGTCTGTCCTGCGCAACGAACCTGAAGCGCCCGCCGACCTAAAAGAACGATCTTTGAAACTGGCCGGTTTGATGCTGGAAACAGCTGGCGTAACGGATAAAGGCAAGGGATTAGCCCATGCCCGGCAACTGCTGGTGAGCGGGGCCGCTTTAGACAAGTTTTATAAGATATGCGAGGCGCAGGGCGGATTTCACGAACCGGTTACTGCTGCTCTTAGCCATGATGTGCTGGCCGGCGAGCAGGGCACTATAACACGGATCGATAACCGAAAGTTGGCGAAGGTTGCCAAACTAGCCGGTGCCCCTAAATCACCGGGAGCAGGGCTTCACTTTAAAGCGCCTTTAGGTACCCGGGTGCAGAAGGGGCAGCCGCTTTTTACTATCTATTCCGAATCGGAGGGCGAGCTTGCCTATGCGCTGAATTACCTGCATAATACCAACCACGTGCTGAAAATTGATCCTAAAAGATGAAACCCGTTCTTTTCGCTTTGCCCGGCAACGAAGCTTTAACGCAGTCGCTGGCTGTTATACTTGGCGCAGAAGTAGGCGAAGTTATGATCAGGCATTTTCCGGATGGTGAAACCTACGTGCGCGTACTCTCCCCTGTAAAAGCAAAAAAGGTAGTGCTGGTCTGCACCCTGCACCCGCCCGATGATAAACTCTTGCCCTTATACTTTCTGTCGGCGCTGTTGCGTGAGCTTGGAGCTGCCAGCATTTGCTTGGTGGCGCCTTACCTGGCGTATATGCGGCAGGACAAGCAATTTCAACCGGGCGAGGCCTTAACTTCCCGCTACTTTGCCGGCCTGCTGGCAAGTATAACCAACAGCCTCATCACCATCGATCCGCACCTGCACCGTTTCCATAACATGGAGGCGCTTTATACCATACCTGCGCTGGCCCTTCATGCAGCCCCGGCATTAGCCCGGTGGGTAAAACATGAAGTTGCACACCCTATACTTATCGGGCCGGATGAAGAAAGTATGCAATGGGTGAAAGAAGTTGCTTCGTTAGCCGGCGCACCTTACCTGGTGCTGCAGAAAACCCGTTTAAGCGACGAGAAAGTAGCGGTAACACAGCCGC from Pontibacter liquoris includes the following:
- a CDS encoding thymidine phosphorylase family protein; the encoded protein is MAEQHSNILLLRKLGIDTHTENMIFVRADSQVCRSEGFTASTRVTIHFGTRSIVATLIVITSRLLSEGEASLSENAFESLQVQEGDRVTVEHLRPIVSFRDVRAKMFDKKFNAQALQGIIADITNGYYSHIEIAAFVTACSGDNLALDEVIYLTKAMIDSGSRLSWHKPMIIDKHCVGGLPGNRTTPIIVPIIAAAGLTIPKTSSRAITSPAGTADVVETMTPVNLTLAQIRHVIRKEGGCMVWGGAVKLSPADDLIIYVEKALDVDSAGQMIASVLSKKAAAGSTHTIIDIPVGDTAKVRSKEEAFLLEYYFRAVGLSIGLEVEVLITDGSQPVGRGIGPVLEAKDVLSVLRNEPEAPADLKERSLKLAGLMLETAGVTDKGKGLAHARQLLVSGAALDKFYKICEAQGGFHEPVTAALSHDVLAGEQGTITRIDNRKLAKVAKLAGAPKSPGAGLHFKAPLGTRVQKGQPLFTIYSESEGELAYALNYLHNTNHVLKIDPKR
- a CDS encoding ribose-phosphate pyrophosphokinase; the protein is MKPVLFALPGNEALTQSLAVILGAEVGEVMIRHFPDGETYVRVLSPVKAKKVVLVCTLHPPDDKLLPLYFLSALLRELGAASICLVAPYLAYMRQDKQFQPGEALTSRYFAGLLASITNSLITIDPHLHRFHNMEALYTIPALALHAAPALARWVKHEVAHPILIGPDEESMQWVKEVASLAGAPYLVLQKTRLSDEKVAVTQPQLAAYPQHTPVLVDDIISTGHTMMETVQHLKPLSAQKPICVGVHAVFAAGAYEALLQAGAARVVTSNTIPHISNAIPIDSLLAEAIAKWAI